From the Halalkalicoccus sp. CGA53 genome, one window contains:
- a CDS encoding HAD-IIA family hydrolase yields MRGAVIDVDGTVVRGTSVVPGAIEAVSRLREAGIDPLFVSNNPIETRAAYAERLRRLGFDVASEDLLTAGSITASNLASEHPEGTIYVIGESGLRTQLSEEGLTLTEEPSRAAVLVASIDREFSYDTLTESLVALSDEGTLFVGTDPDVTIPVGENRVVPGSGAIVRAIAGVSGREPDRMMGKPSETTIEAVRAAIGVPLEDCLVIGDRLDTDLAMGERAGMQSVLVRTGVTDDRAIARSPVEPTHVIDSIAEIEDVLTKL; encoded by the coding sequence ATGAGGGGTGCGGTGATCGACGTCGACGGGACGGTCGTCCGGGGAACGAGCGTGGTCCCCGGCGCGATCGAGGCCGTCTCGCGGCTCCGCGAGGCGGGGATCGACCCGCTGTTCGTCTCGAACAACCCGATCGAGACGCGGGCGGCGTACGCCGAGCGGCTCCGCCGCCTCGGCTTCGACGTCGCCTCCGAGGACCTGCTCACCGCCGGCTCGATTACGGCGTCGAACCTCGCCAGCGAACACCCGGAGGGGACGATCTACGTGATCGGCGAGTCGGGACTTCGGACACAGCTCTCGGAGGAGGGTCTCACGCTCACCGAGGAGCCGTCGCGTGCGGCGGTCCTCGTCGCCTCGATCGATCGGGAGTTCTCCTACGACACCCTCACCGAATCGCTCGTCGCACTCTCCGACGAGGGGACGCTGTTCGTGGGGACCGACCCCGACGTGACGATCCCGGTCGGGGAGAACCGCGTCGTTCCCGGGTCGGGAGCGATCGTGCGGGCGATCGCCGGCGTGAGCGGTCGCGAGCCGGATCGGATGATGGGAAAGCCCTCGGAGACGACGATAGAGGCGGTGAGAGCGGCGATCGGAGTTCCTTTAGAGGACTGTCTCGTGATCGGCGATCGTCTCGACACCGACCTCGCGATGGGCGAGCGGGCGGGGATGCAGAGCGTGCTCGTGCGGACCGGCGTGACCGACGACCGGGCGATCGCGCGCTCTCCGGTCGAGCCGACTCACGTCATCGACTCGATCGCGGAGATCGAGGACGTGCTGACGAAGCTCTAG
- a CDS encoding VOC family protein: protein MSGIVFFATERRDAVVEFYREHLDAEIWLSQTDCTVLDRGGFRFGFCSRESAETCGILTFVEDSREGVDAVYGRLGAHAEGEPTEVERYGIYRFFANDPEGRTVEVQRFL, encoded by the coding sequence ATGTCCGGCATCGTCTTCTTCGCGACCGAACGACGCGACGCGGTGGTGGAGTTCTACCGCGAACACCTCGACGCCGAGATCTGGCTCTCACAGACCGACTGTACGGTCCTCGATCGGGGTGGCTTTCGCTTCGGCTTCTGCTCGCGCGAGTCGGCGGAGACGTGTGGCATCCTCACGTTCGTCGAGGACTCACGGGAGGGCGTCGACGCGGTCTACGGCCGGCTCGGAGCACACGCCGAGGGCGAACCGACGGAGGTCGAACGGTACGGGATCTACCGCTTCTTCGCGAACGACCCGGAGGGGCGTACGGTCGAGGTCCAGCGGTTCCTCTAG
- a CDS encoding aldo/keto reductase, with translation MTIDLPRLGFGTYKLEDPEECVESVERAIDVGYRHIDTAQGYENEAFVGDAIENAAVPREELFLATKLSTGNLAYEDVLESAEASRKKLGVETIDLLYVHWPLNTYDPDETLSALSELRERGVIEHVGLSNFRIDQLQVARRELDEPIFAHQVECHPLLPQERLREFAAEDGHHLVAYSPIARGELFSVPEINDVAERHDATAAQVALAWAIEKGIYPIPKARGGHIAENYRALALAEELEPGEIEKIDALEERRRLVDFEEAPWNAA, from the coding sequence ATGACGATCGACCTCCCACGACTCGGGTTCGGGACGTACAAGCTCGAGGACCCCGAAGAGTGCGTCGAGAGCGTCGAACGCGCGATCGACGTCGGCTACCGACATATCGACACCGCACAGGGCTACGAGAACGAGGCGTTCGTCGGCGACGCGATCGAGAACGCCGCCGTCCCCCGCGAGGAGCTCTTCCTCGCCACCAAGCTCTCGACCGGAAACCTCGCCTACGAGGACGTTCTCGAGAGCGCCGAGGCGAGCAGGAAGAAACTCGGCGTCGAGACGATCGACCTGCTCTACGTCCACTGGCCGCTGAACACGTACGACCCCGACGAGACGCTCTCGGCGCTCTCCGAACTCCGGGAGCGAGGGGTGATCGAACACGTGGGGCTATCGAACTTCCGGATCGACCAGCTACAGGTCGCTCGGCGGGAACTCGACGAACCGATCTTCGCCCACCAGGTCGAGTGTCATCCGCTGCTCCCACAGGAGCGACTACGCGAGTTCGCCGCCGAGGACGGCCACCACCTCGTCGCCTACTCGCCGATCGCGAGGGGGGAGCTGTTTTCGGTGCCTGAAATCAACGACGTGGCCGAGCGCCACGACGCGACCGCGGCGCAGGTCGCCCTCGCGTGGGCGATCGAGAAAGGGATCTACCCGATCCCGAAGGCCCGTGGAGGGCACATAGCGGAGAACTACCGGGCGCTCGCGCTCGCGGAGGAACTCGAGCCCGGAGAGATCGAGAAGATCGACGCGCTGGAAGAGCGACGCCGGCTGGTCGACTTCGAGGAGGCCCCGTGGAACGCGGCGTGA
- a CDS encoding lamin tail domain-containing protein encodes MHRRVFIGAVGLTVLAGCADADVGDDGETDEGSDRDDENGSGADDAIEFEEVDDGAAEVETPDDESDDGEETDDSEADDDEREGDDPDEETGEAEDVEEEEEEEEETHTVTVTVVDHPSGEQVEGATVRLEDAGTGSVVAEGTTDSGGSVALDVSTGEYLLHADAEGYVDDGTETSVEVDGDTEAERSVSSEDGEEGDERDDETEEADVEVGDVLEVAGFEVAVDSPEEEYVALANTGEEPLDLTGHELWDREEGVVASDGDPEAPYVFPEFVLDGNATVRIWTGSGGDDAENLYWGESTQVWNREGDTVRLFDPEGTLVFERDVLR; translated from the coding sequence ATGCACCGGAGGGTCTTCATCGGCGCCGTCGGGCTCACGGTCCTCGCCGGCTGTGCGGACGCGGACGTCGGGGACGATGGGGAAACCGACGAGGGATCCGACCGCGACGACGAGAACGGGTCCGGAGCGGACGACGCGATCGAGTTCGAGGAGGTCGACGACGGGGCCGCCGAGGTGGAGACACCGGACGACGAGAGCGACGACGGTGAGGAGACCGACGACTCGGAGGCTGACGACGACGAACGGGAGGGGGACGACCCGGACGAGGAGACCGGGGAAGCAGAGGACGTAGAGGAGGAGGAGGAGGAGGAGGAGGAGACGCACACGGTGACCGTCACCGTCGTCGATCACCCGAGCGGGGAGCAGGTCGAGGGAGCCACCGTGAGACTGGAGGACGCGGGGACCGGATCGGTCGTCGCGGAGGGGACCACGGACTCCGGGGGAAGCGTCGCGCTCGACGTCTCGACCGGCGAGTACCTGCTGCATGCAGACGCGGAGGGGTACGTCGACGACGGGACCGAGACGTCGGTCGAGGTCGACGGCGATACCGAGGCGGAACGCTCGGTCTCCTCCGAAGACGGCGAGGAGGGCGACGAGCGGGACGACGAGACAGAGGAGGCCGACGTCGAGGTCGGTGACGTACTCGAGGTCGCGGGGTTCGAGGTGGCCGTCGACAGCCCCGAGGAGGAGTACGTCGCGCTCGCGAACACGGGCGAGGAGCCCCTCGACCTCACCGGCCACGAGCTGTGGGACCGGGAGGAGGGCGTCGTCGCGTCAGACGGCGATCCCGAGGCTCCGTACGTCTTCCCCGAGTTCGTCCTGGACGGGAACGCCACCGTTCGGATCTGGACCGGGAGCGGTGGGGACGACGCGGAGAACCTCTACTGGGGCGAGTCGACGCAGGTGTGGAACCGGGAGGGCGACACGGTCCGGCTGTTCGATCCCGAGGGAACGCTCGTCTTCGAACGGGACGTCCTCCGGTAG